TGAGCCTGTTGGGGAGGGGATGATGGTTCATACCGATACGGAAAGGGTGCAGAGGTTGAGGAAGAGGGCGATGGAACTGATCCTCGCTGATCACCCCATGGAGTGCAAGACCTGTCCCAAGAGGGGAGATTGTGAGCTCCTCAAATGGATGAAGTTTCTGAAGGTAAAGGTCCCCAAGAATCTGCGCCCCTTCCCTAAAGAGAGGCTTGAGCCTGATGAGAGCCATCCGCTCTTCGTCCTCGACCCCAATAAGTGTATCCTTTGCGGCAAATGCATCTGGGTATGCAAGGAGAAGATAAGGGCCGACGTACTCGATTTCGCCTATCGGGGGTACAACATGAGGATCAGCACCTTTTTGGGGAAGCCGATAGCCCAGAGCCCCTGCATAGGTTGTGGGGAGTGCGTGAAGGTATGTCCAGTAGGGGCATTGTATTTTAAAGACAAAGAGGAGATAAAAGAGGTATAATGATTCATCGTCTCGGTGTGGGATTGTCTCCCTTTTTCAAAAAGTTTAAGGGGAAAGGATGCCAGAGGGGTTCTATTTTATAGCCACAGGGGTCGGGAGCCTCCCCCATCAGGATCCAAGAGATGCCTGTGAGGTCGTTCTCTCTTATATGCCTGAGGCCCCTCATTGGCCTCAGCTACCCCAGTTAGATCCTCAGGAAGGGATGATCAATCAATTCCTCGATGGTATACCGGGGTTGGTGGAGGAAGAGGGTAAGGTGTTTTTACGCAGTCCTTTTGAACCCCTTGAGGAATGGGATGAGTTTTTCTCCTGTTACGAGGAGGGTGATCTCGATTATTTTGCCATAAAGCCGGAAAGGGCACAGGGCCTTTACAGATTCTTGGAGCTGGTGAAGGGATGTGATGCCCCCTTTGTAAAAGGTCAGGTCACGGGTCCTGTCACCTTGGGGCTTTCCCTCAAAGACGAACAGGGGAGGTTGTCTCTTTTCGACGAGGGCCTTCGAGATATGATTGTAAAGGTGGTATCCATGAAGGCCAGGTGGCAGGAACGGGTTTTCAAGGAAGTGTTGCCGAAGGCCAAGAGCATCATCTTCTTTGATGAACCGACCCTTAGTGCCTATGGGAGTCCTTATATGAATCTTTATAAAGAGATGGTGGTAGATACCCTTAGGGAGGCGATCAGGGGACTCCAAGGATATAAAGGGGTCCATATCTGTGGCAATACTGATTGGCCCATGATTATGGAGGTGGGATT
This genomic window from Deltaproteobacteria bacterium contains:
- a CDS encoding (2Fe-2S)-binding protein, which produces MDFSIDGKKVKAKKGEKILWAALDAGIEIPHLCAIREAENAWGACRLCFVEIEGRGVVTSCTEPVGEGMMVHTDTERVQRLRKRAMELILADHPMECKTCPKRGDCELLKWMKFLKVKVPKNLRPFPKERLEPDESHPLFVLDPNKCILCGKCIWVCKEKIRADVLDFAYRGYNMRISTFLGKPIAQSPCIGCGECVKVCPVGALYFKDKEEIKEV
- a CDS encoding methionine synthase, with the translated sequence MPEGFYFIATGVGSLPHQDPRDACEVVLSYMPEAPHWPQLPQLDPQEGMINQFLDGIPGLVEEEGKVFLRSPFEPLEEWDEFFSCYEEGDLDYFAIKPERAQGLYRFLELVKGCDAPFVKGQVTGPVTLGLSLKDEQGRLSLFDEGLRDMIVKVVSMKARWQERVFKEVLPKAKSIIFFDEPTLSAYGSPYMNLYKEMVVDTLREAIRGLQGYKGVHICGNTDWPMIMEVGLDIIDFDAYNHLSSFILYAEEVKAFFERGGAVGWGIIPTEAEALKRAVTEELFKRLEEGIVCLKERGIDEDMLYRGSLITPSCGTGLLNRTEAQKVYEGTRQISALFRERITR